A single genomic interval of Flavobacteriales bacterium harbors:
- a CDS encoding SUMF1/EgtB/PvdO family nonheme iron enzyme, which produces MKNLFILGFVAIVFASCSTTGNGELIGVQNRPIWNPTDPYGMVFVPQGSYNMGPGDQDVPYAHVTQHKTVSVAAFYIDETEITNNEYRQFVSWVRDSIARVILGENGVEGYELIEEDEYGNFIDPPNIDWSRQIRWDDAEVREVLEDEMYLPEHERFYSRRQFDTRKYNYRYEDVDIVRASSRTNKEKGKEDRSIFIEKPELNIFPDTLVWTSDYTYSYNDPLSRNYFHHPAFDDYPVVGVSWKQAVAFSKWRTHILDNYLNDREEPLHDQFRLPSESEWEYAARGGYDLAPYPWGGPYTTNDAGCFLANFKPRRGNYTADGGLRTVKVASYNPNNFGLYDMAGNVAEWTSNAYDESAFNFAHDMNFDFNYDAEDSDPEILKRKVIRGGSWKDISHFIQVGTRDYEFQDTAKSYIGFRNVISFIGRDKADFR; this is translated from the coding sequence ATGAAAAATTTATTTATCCTCGGATTTGTTGCAATAGTATTTGCAAGTTGTTCTACCACAGGAAATGGAGAGTTAATAGGTGTTCAAAATAGACCTATTTGGAACCCTACCGATCCTTATGGAATGGTTTTTGTGCCTCAAGGAAGTTATAATATGGGGCCTGGAGATCAGGATGTGCCTTATGCACATGTAACTCAGCACAAAACAGTTTCTGTAGCTGCTTTTTATATTGATGAAACGGAAATCACTAATAACGAATACAGACAATTTGTTTCTTGGGTCCGTGACTCTATAGCGCGTGTTATTCTAGGTGAAAACGGAGTAGAAGGTTACGAACTTATCGAAGAGGATGAATATGGTAATTTTATTGACCCGCCAAATATTGATTGGAGTAGACAAATACGTTGGGATGATGCAGAGGTAAGAGAGGTGCTAGAAGATGAGATGTACCTTCCTGAGCATGAGCGTTTTTATTCAAGGCGTCAATTCGATACTAGAAAATACAATTACCGTTATGAAGATGTTGATATAGTCAGAGCATCATCAAGAACGAATAAAGAAAAAGGCAAGGAAGACAGATCTATCTTTATTGAAAAGCCAGAATTAAATATTTTTCCTGATACTTTAGTTTGGACATCAGACTACACGTATTCTTACAATGATCCGCTCTCAAGGAATTATTTTCATCACCCAGCTTTTGATGATTACCCTGTTGTTGGTGTAAGTTGGAAACAAGCAGTCGCTTTTTCTAAATGGAGAACACACATATTAGATAATTACTTAAACGATAGAGAAGAACCTCTTCACGATCAATTCCGTCTTCCTTCAGAATCAGAATGGGAATATGCGGCTAGGGGTGGTTATGATTTAGCTCCATATCCTTGGGGTGGACCATACACTACTAATGATGCTGGTTGTTTTTTAGCTAACTTCAAGCCTAGAAGAGGTAACTATACTGCTGACGGTGGTTTAAGAACAGTGAAGGTTGCATCATACAACCCTAACAATTTTGGTCTGTATGATATGGCTGGAAATGTTGCCGAATGGACTAGCAATGCTTATGATGAATCTGCATTTAATTTTGCTCATGACATGAACTTTGACTTCAACTATGATGCTGAAGATTCTGATCCAGAAATTCTAAAGCGTAAAGTTATTAGAGGCGGTTCATGGAAAGATATCTCACACTTTATCCAGGTAGGGACAAGAGATTATGAATTTCAAGATACAGCAAAATCATACATTGGATTTAGAAACGTGATATCCTTTATTGGTAGAGATAAAGCAGATTTTAGATAA
- the gldL gene encoding gliding motility protein GldL has product MALLNPNSKKFKNGMAKLYGFGAAIVILGALFKLMDWPGAGAMLTIGLSTEAIIFFFSAFEKPHEDPDWSLVYPELAYMKDPDDGTSSSSKKTPVQELDNMLDKANVDQALITRLGDNLRSFNETVEGVNKSMDAVSATGDYSDQMREAARKLAEMNTYYDLQLKTMQNMGNSVSDSEKFQVEISKLGTNLEALNKMYANMLSAMNK; this is encoded by the coding sequence ATGGCATTATTAAACCCCAACTCAAAGAAGTTTAAAAATGGAATGGCAAAGCTTTATGGTTTTGGAGCTGCTATCGTTATACTAGGTGCACTATTTAAATTAATGGACTGGCCAGGTGCTGGAGCTATGCTTACTATCGGACTTTCAACAGAAGCAATTATCTTTTTCTTCTCTGCTTTTGAGAAGCCGCATGAAGATCCAGATTGGAGTTTGGTTTACCCAGAATTAGCATATATGAAAGATCCAGATGATGGAACTTCTTCATCCTCGAAAAAAACTCCAGTTCAGGAATTAGATAACATGTTAGACAAAGCTAATGTTGATCAAGCCTTAATAACTCGATTAGGGGATAATTTAAGATCCTTTAATGAAACTGTTGAGGGCGTTAATAAGTCTATGGATGCTGTATCTGCTACGGGTGATTATAGTGATCAAATGCGTGAAGCTGCTAGAAAGTTAGCTGAAATGAATACGTATTATGATTTACAGCTTAAAACAATGCAAAACATGGGTAATTCTGTCAGTGATTCCGAGAAGTTTCAAGTTGAAATATCCAAACTAGGCACTAATCTAGAAGCGCTTAACAAAATGTATGCTAACATGCTTAGCGCAATGAATAAATAA
- a CDS encoding GldM family protein, whose amino-acid sequence MAGNNLSPRQKMIGMMYLVLTALLALNVSKQVLDAFSKINSGIVKTTKNFSLKNDDVYNEFVLAAETNPTKAGPWKDKAFTVKSKSDSLVDMIQSLKFSLVMLAENKVTLEGENLNENGAPQALKDITFDDLTDTQKNKNIINIKKKKDRLSSGNFLVKEPNGQILVDRLESFKNYALTLIKDDFLTKSIKETMRYEVEKVNVGAKKSDQTWLERNFSDMPLVAAVTLLSKVQTDIRNTESDVINYLKQEIDAGSLKFTSADAIQIATSNYVFLGDSFKADVFLAAKDTTQNPLIYVGDYEIDEDGKYKMIGSYDSIPVVSGKGKYAVKASSEGYKKWGGLISMKTDAGTKLYPFDGEYQVARASLVVSPTKMNVFYILASHPLKDGALGNPIDVSVPGVPKDKLSVSCDNGVVKKVKGGGWEVYPKTTGKAKISVSAQIDGKRRNMGSLEYRVMRTPKPEPKFLGSKNKKVKKSQLLSSNAKLYAELSNFVFDIKYRITGFSVDVTQRGELVTKFAKGNKVTPEMKTLFESLQVGSVLYFTNITCKGPDGAPKSLPAVKLTVN is encoded by the coding sequence ATGGCAGGAAATAATTTATCGCCCAGACAAAAAATGATTGGTATGATGTATTTAGTTCTAACAGCATTGTTAGCACTTAATGTATCTAAACAAGTCCTAGATGCATTTTCTAAAATTAATAGTGGAATTGTTAAAACAACCAAAAACTTCAGTTTAAAAAATGATGACGTTTACAATGAGTTTGTTTTAGCAGCTGAGACAAATCCAACTAAAGCAGGACCATGGAAAGACAAGGCTTTTACGGTTAAGTCTAAATCTGATTCACTTGTCGACATGATTCAAAGTCTAAAATTTAGCTTGGTTATGTTGGCTGAAAATAAAGTAACCCTTGAGGGTGAAAACCTTAATGAAAATGGCGCCCCACAAGCTCTTAAAGACATAACTTTCGATGATTTAACAGACACGCAAAAAAATAAAAACATTATAAATATCAAGAAGAAAAAAGACAGACTTTCTTCTGGAAATTTTCTTGTCAAAGAACCTAACGGTCAAATACTTGTTGACAGATTAGAATCTTTCAAAAATTATGCATTAACTCTTATCAAAGATGATTTTCTTACCAAATCAATTAAGGAAACAATGAGATATGAAGTTGAAAAAGTTAATGTTGGTGCTAAAAAATCAGATCAAACTTGGCTTGAAAGAAATTTCTCTGATATGCCATTAGTTGCTGCAGTAACTTTGCTTTCTAAAGTTCAAACAGATATTAGAAATACCGAATCAGATGTAATAAATTATTTGAAGCAAGAAATTGATGCAGGCTCTTTAAAGTTTACCTCTGCTGATGCTATACAAATTGCAACTTCAAATTATGTGTTCCTTGGTGATTCATTCAAAGCTGACGTATTCCTTGCAGCAAAAGATACCACTCAGAATCCTTTAATCTATGTTGGTGATTATGAAATTGATGAAGACGGAAAATATAAAATGATCGGTAGTTATGATTCAATACCAGTAGTTTCTGGAAAAGGAAAGTATGCCGTGAAAGCTAGTTCTGAAGGTTATAAAAAATGGGGAGGTCTTATTTCAATGAAGACTGATGCAGGGACTAAATTATATCCCTTTGATGGTGAGTATCAAGTGGCAAGAGCCAGTTTAGTTGTTTCACCTACCAAGATGAATGTATTCTACATTCTTGCAAGTCACCCACTTAAAGATGGAGCCTTAGGTAACCCTATTGATGTTTCTGTACCCGGTGTTCCAAAGGATAAATTAAGTGTAAGCTGTGATAACGGTGTAGTAAAAAAAGTCAAAGGTGGAGGCTGGGAAGTTTACCCTAAAACAACGGGAAAGGCTAAAATCAGTGTTTCAGCACAAATTGATGGTAAGAGAAGAAATATGGGTTCTTTAGAATATAGAGTAATGAGAACGCCTAAGCCTGAGCCTAAGTTTTTAGGTTCTAAAAACAAAAAAGTTAAAAAGAGTCAATTGCTTTCAAGTAATGCCAAGTTGTATGCTGAGCTTAGCAACTTCGTATTTGATATAAAGTACCGAATTACAGGATTTTCTGTTGATGTTACTCAACGTGGTGAATTAGTTACAAAGTTCGCTAAGGGAAACAAAGTGACTCCTGAAATGAAAACATTATTTGAATCACTGCAAGTTGGTTCTGTATTGTATTTTACTAATATTACCTGCAAAGGACCAGATGGCGCACCAAAATCATTGCCAGCGGTTAAATTAACGGTAAATTAA
- the gldN gene encoding gliding motility protein GldN: MKNLVLVVSLVCISHFSFAQDILDGAYEKDIRDGGKERMIQDYQYVREADVMWSTKIERVIDLREKMNQVFYYPLLPINDRQNLIDVLMQAIDEGTITAYGNATNDDEFQSPMSRSEVDLIGIMEGEKITVEEKFDPDNQEYYLDTTYNIFQRHDVKKYRIKEEWIFDKQRSVMEVRIIGICPVIDRRNEDGVYTGETSLFWVYFPEARKILAKSEVFNHRKNDAARLTYDDIFHKRFFSSRIVKESNKYDRKVSEYKEGIDALLEAEKIKEEIFNLEHDLWEY; this comes from the coding sequence ATGAAGAATTTAGTATTAGTTGTATCCTTAGTTTGTATCTCACATTTTTCATTTGCTCAAGATATTCTTGACGGCGCATATGAGAAAGACATTAGAGATGGTGGAAAGGAAAGGATGATTCAAGATTATCAATACGTTAGAGAAGCTGACGTAATGTGGTCTACCAAGATTGAAAGAGTGATTGATTTAAGAGAGAAAATGAATCAAGTATTCTACTACCCTCTATTACCAATAAACGATAGACAAAACCTTATAGATGTTTTGATGCAAGCTATTGATGAAGGAACTATCACGGCATATGGTAATGCAACAAATGATGACGAATTTCAATCTCCAATGTCTCGTTCTGAAGTTGATTTAATAGGTATAATGGAAGGAGAAAAAATAACTGTTGAAGAAAAGTTTGATCCCGACAATCAAGAATATTATTTAGATACTACTTACAACATCTTTCAAAGACATGATGTGAAAAAGTACAGAATTAAAGAAGAATGGATTTTTGATAAGCAACGTTCTGTTATGGAAGTAAGAATTATAGGAATCTGCCCTGTAATTGATAGAAGAAATGAAGATGGTGTTTATACTGGTGAAACCTCTTTATTTTGGGTGTACTTTCCAGAGGCAAGGAAAATTCTGGCTAAATCTGAAGTCTTTAACCATAGGAAGAATGATGCAGCACGTTTAACTTACGATGATATTTTTCACAAGAGATTTTTTAGCAGTAGAATAGTCAAAGAATCAAATAAGTATGATAGAAAAGTTTCTGAATATAAAGAAGGAATTGACGCTCTGTTAGAAGCAGAAAAAATCAAAGAAGAGATTTTCAACCTGGAACATGATTTATGGGAGTATTAA
- a CDS encoding nucleotide sugar dehydrogenase: protein MSNKIAIIGLGYVGIPLAVEFGKLFPTIGLDIDESRINELNSGFDRTLEMSKENLESATHLSYTTDITDTSACNIFIITVPTPINDKNQPDLTPLVKSSQSVGSVLKKGDVVIYESTVYPGVTEDECVPILEQVSGLKFNEDFFCGYSPERINPGDKEKTLTKILKITSGSTPEIADFVDSLYNSIITAGTYKAPSIKVAEAAKVIENTQRDVNIALVNELALIFDTMNIPTNEVLEAAGTKWNFLKFKPGLVGGHCIGVDPYYLTYKAEKMGYKPNLILSSRIINNGMSAYIAKKTIRFLVDNDKNIKGANILILGLTFKENCPDIRNTKVFDIINELEDYGCSIDVYDPWVDASELKTHYDREIISDPFSADKKYEAIVVCVSHHQFVNLKREDYKSISIGSPIVLDIKGIVNEPIWRL, encoded by the coding sequence ATGAGTAATAAAATTGCAATTATTGGATTAGGTTACGTTGGTATACCACTAGCTGTAGAATTTGGCAAGCTATTTCCAACTATTGGCTTGGATATTGATGAGTCACGAATTAATGAGTTAAACTCTGGTTTTGATAGAACACTTGAGATGTCAAAAGAGAATCTTGAATCTGCTACTCATTTAAGTTACACCACAGATATCACCGATACTTCAGCTTGTAATATTTTTATTATAACGGTTCCTACACCTATTAATGATAAAAATCAACCGGATTTGACTCCATTAGTAAAATCAAGTCAATCCGTTGGTAGTGTCCTTAAAAAAGGTGATGTAGTGATATATGAATCAACGGTATACCCTGGTGTTACAGAAGATGAATGTGTCCCCATTCTCGAACAAGTTTCTGGGTTGAAATTTAATGAAGATTTTTTCTGTGGTTATAGTCCTGAACGTATTAACCCTGGTGATAAAGAAAAAACACTCACTAAAATTTTAAAAATTACTAGTGGGTCAACACCTGAAATAGCTGATTTTGTGGATTCATTGTATAATTCTATTATAACAGCTGGAACATATAAAGCTCCTTCTATAAAAGTAGCAGAAGCAGCTAAAGTTATTGAGAATACTCAAAGAGATGTCAATATTGCCCTTGTTAATGAGTTGGCATTAATATTTGATACTATGAATATTCCAACCAATGAAGTTCTTGAGGCTGCAGGAACTAAATGGAATTTCTTAAAGTTTAAACCAGGTTTAGTAGGTGGCCATTGTATTGGTGTAGATCCTTATTACCTTACATATAAGGCCGAAAAAATGGGTTATAAGCCAAACCTTATTCTTTCATCTAGAATAATAAACAATGGAATGTCAGCATATATTGCTAAAAAGACAATTCGTTTTTTAGTTGATAATGATAAAAATATAAAAGGTGCGAATATTCTGATATTAGGTCTGACTTTCAAAGAAAATTGTCCAGATATTAGAAATACTAAAGTTTTTGATATCATTAATGAATTAGAAGATTATGGTTGCTCTATTGATGTGTATGACCCTTGGGTGGATGCTTCTGAACTTAAAACACATTATGATAGAGAAATAATATCTGATCCATTTTCAGCAGATAAGAAATACGAAGCGATAGTTGTCTGTGTTTCTCATCATCAATTTGTAAACTTAAAAAGGGAAGATTATAAATCTATTTCAATCGGTAGCCCTATTGTTTTAGATATCAAAGGAATTGTTAACGAACCTATATGGAGACTCTAA
- a CDS encoding Gfo/Idh/MocA family oxidoreductase: MKNFALIGAAGYIATRHMKAIKDTDNNLIAALDRFDSVGIIDSFFPEAHFFTEPERFDRHIYKLKNSSNSIDYVSICSPNYLHDAHIRLALRNGAHAICEKPLVLNPWNIDALEQVEKEYGKKINNILQLRLHPSIIALKEKVDNGPKDKIYDIDLSYLTSRGNWYFTSWKGDSAKSGGIATNIGIHFYDMLTWIFGGVKSNICHLSQDDRAAGFLDLERARVRWFLSVNYDLIPENIKALGQRTYRSITVEGEEIEFSGGFTDLHTKSYEAILEGNGFGLLEAKTSIDIVHTIRNSEPIGLNGDYHPFCKL; the protein is encoded by the coding sequence ATGAAAAATTTTGCTTTAATCGGGGCAGCAGGATATATTGCTACACGACATATGAAGGCTATCAAAGATACTGACAACAACTTAATTGCTGCTTTAGATAGATTTGATAGTGTAGGTATTATTGATAGTTTTTTTCCTGAGGCTCATTTTTTTACTGAGCCAGAACGTTTTGACAGACATATTTACAAGCTTAAAAACTCCAGTAATTCTATAGATTATGTTAGTATTTGTTCTCCAAATTACTTACATGATGCTCACATAAGATTGGCCTTAAGAAATGGTGCTCATGCTATATGTGAGAAACCTTTGGTCTTGAACCCTTGGAATATTGATGCACTAGAACAAGTTGAAAAAGAATACGGCAAAAAGATTAACAATATTTTACAGCTTAGACTTCACCCATCCATTATAGCTTTAAAAGAGAAAGTTGATAATGGTCCTAAAGATAAAATTTACGACATTGATTTAAGTTATTTGACAAGTAGGGGAAATTGGTATTTTACTTCTTGGAAAGGTGATAGCGCTAAGTCAGGCGGGATTGCTACTAACATAGGTATCCATTTTTACGATATGTTAACTTGGATTTTTGGAGGTGTTAAAAGCAATATTTGTCATCTTTCACAAGATGATAGAGCTGCTGGATTTTTAGATTTAGAAAGAGCCAGAGTAAGATGGTTCTTAAGTGTGAATTATGATTTAATCCCTGAAAATATTAAGGCTTTAGGTCAAAGAACGTACCGATCTATCACAGTAGAAGGTGAAGAAATAGAGTTTAGTGGTGGCTTTACAGACTTACACACCAAAAGTTATGAAGCTATACTTGAAGGTAATGGCTTTGGCTTATTAGAAGCTAAAACATCCATTGATATAGTACATACTATCAGAAATTCAGAGCCAATAGGTTTAAATGGCGACTATCATCCCTTTTGTAAGCTATGA
- a CDS encoding acyltransferase: MSIYVHPTSVVDDNVSIGIDTKIWHFSHILSDTTIGERCSFGQNCVVGPKVKIGNGVKVQNNISIFEGVEIEDDVFLGPSMVFTNVINPRSFIVRKEEFKKTLLKKGCSVGANATVVCGTTIGEYALIGAGTVVTKDVKAFEMVYGVPAKHQGWVSVAGNRLVFNDNNMALDSFDNTKYKLSNNTVQLIS, encoded by the coding sequence ATGAGTATTTATGTCCATCCTACATCCGTTGTTGACGATAATGTTTCGATAGGTATCGATACAAAGATTTGGCATTTTTCTCATATCCTTTCTGATACAACTATTGGAGAGCGTTGTTCATTTGGTCAAAATTGTGTGGTTGGTCCTAAAGTGAAGATTGGTAACGGGGTGAAAGTGCAAAATAACATTTCTATTTTCGAAGGTGTTGAAATTGAAGACGATGTATTTTTAGGGCCATCTATGGTATTTACTAATGTAATTAACCCAAGAAGTTTTATTGTTCGAAAAGAAGAATTTAAAAAGACATTACTAAAAAAAGGCTGCTCTGTTGGTGCTAACGCTACTGTTGTATGTGGCACGACTATTGGAGAGTACGCTCTTATTGGAGCTGGGACTGTAGTAACTAAGGATGTAAAGGCCTTTGAGATGGTTTATGGTGTTCCCGCTAAACATCAGGGTTGGGTTAGTGTAGCTGGAAATCGTCTTGTCTTTAATGATAATAATATGGCTTTAGATTCGTTTGATAATACTAAATATAAGCTTTCAAATAACACTGTTCAACTTATTTCATAA